In Symphalangus syndactylus isolate Jambi chromosome 14, NHGRI_mSymSyn1-v2.1_pri, whole genome shotgun sequence, one DNA window encodes the following:
- the EIF4A3 gene encoding eukaryotic initiation factor 4A-III isoform X1, protein MAATATMATSGSARKRLLKEEDMTKVEFETSEEVDVTPTFDTMGLREDLLRGIYAYGFEKPSAIQQRAIKQIIKGRDVIAQSQSGTGKTATFSISVLQCLDIQVRETQALILAPTRELAVQIQKGLLALGDYMNVQCHACIGGTNVGEDIRKLDYGQHVVAGTPGRVFDMIRRRSLRTRAIKMLVLDEADEMLNKGFKEQIYDVYRYLPPATQVVLISATLPHEILEMTNKFMTDPIRILVKRDELTLEGIKQFFVAVEREEWKFDTLCDLYDTLTITQAVIFCNTKRKVDWLTEKMREANFTVSSMHGDMPQKERESIMKEFRSGASRVLISTDVWARGLDVPQVSLIINYDLPNNRELYIHRIGRSGRYGRKGVAINFVKNDDIRILRDIEQYYSTQIDEMPMNVADLI, encoded by the exons ATGGCGGCCACGGCCACGATGGCGACCTCGGGCTCGGCGCGAAAGCGGCTGCTCAAAGAGGAAGACATGACTAAAgtggaattcgagaccagcgaGGAGGTGGATGTGACCCCCACATTCGACACCATGGGCCTGCGGGAGGACCTACTGCGGGGCATCTACGCTTACG gtTTTGAAAAACCATCAGCAATCCAGCAACGAGCAATCAAGCAGATCATCAAAGGGAGAGACGTCATCGCACA GTCTCAGTCCGGCACAGGCAAAACAGCCACCTTCAGTATCTCAGTCCTCCAGTGTTTGGATATTCAG GTTCGTGAAACTCAAGCTTTGATCTTGGCTCCCACAAGAGAGTTAGCTGTGCAGATCCAGAAG GGGCTGCTTGCTCTCGGTGACTACATGAACGTCCAGTGCCATGCCTGCATTGGAGGCACCAATGTTGGCGAGGACATCAGGAAGCTGGATTATGGACAGCATGTTGTCGCGGGCACTCCAGGGCGTGTTTTTG ATATGATTCGTCGCAGAAGCTTAAGGACACGTGCTATCAAAATGTTGGTTTTGGATGAAGCTGATGAAATGTTGAATAAAG GTTTCAAAGAGCAGATTTACGACGTATACAGGTACCTGCCTCCAGCCACACAGGTGGTTCTCATCAGTGCCACGCTGCCACACGAGATTCTGGAGATGACCAACAAGTTCATGACCGACCCAATCCGCATCTTGGTGAAACG TGATGAATTGACTCTGGAAGGCATCAAGCAATTTTTTGTGGCagtggagagggaagagtggaaaTTTGACACTCTGTGTGACCTCTACGACACACTGACCATCACTCAGGCGGTCATCTTCTGCAACACCAAAAGAAAG GTGGACTGGCTGACAGAGAAAATGAGGGAAGCCAACTTCACCGTGTCCTCAATGCACGGAGACATGCCCCAGAAAGAACGGGAGTCCATCATGAAGGAGTTCCGGTCGGGCGCCAG CCGAGTGCTTATTTCTACAGACGTCTGGGCCAGGGGGTTGGATGTCCCTCAGGTGTCCCTCATCATTAACTACGATCTCCCCAATAACAGAGAATTGTACATACACAG AATTGGGAGATCAGGTCGATACGGCCGGAAGGGTGTGGCCATTAACTTTGTAAAGAATGACGACATCCGCATCCTCAGAGATATCGAGCAGTACTATTCCACTCAGATTGATGAGATGCCTATGAACG TTGCTGATCTGATCTGA
- the EIF4A3 gene encoding eukaryotic initiation factor 4A-III isoform X2 yields MAATATMATSGSARKRLLKEEDMTKVEFETSEEVDVTPTFDTMGLREDLLRGIYAYGFEKPSAIQQRAIKQIIKGRDVIAQSQSGTGKTATFSISVLQCLDIQGLLALGDYMNVQCHACIGGTNVGEDIRKLDYGQHVVAGTPGRVFDMIRRRSLRTRAIKMLVLDEADEMLNKGFKEQIYDVYRYLPPATQVVLISATLPHEILEMTNKFMTDPIRILVKRDELTLEGIKQFFVAVEREEWKFDTLCDLYDTLTITQAVIFCNTKRKVDWLTEKMREANFTVSSMHGDMPQKERESIMKEFRSGASRVLISTDVWARGLDVPQVSLIINYDLPNNRELYIHRIGRSGRYGRKGVAINFVKNDDIRILRDIEQYYSTQIDEMPMNVADLI; encoded by the exons ATGGCGGCCACGGCCACGATGGCGACCTCGGGCTCGGCGCGAAAGCGGCTGCTCAAAGAGGAAGACATGACTAAAgtggaattcgagaccagcgaGGAGGTGGATGTGACCCCCACATTCGACACCATGGGCCTGCGGGAGGACCTACTGCGGGGCATCTACGCTTACG gtTTTGAAAAACCATCAGCAATCCAGCAACGAGCAATCAAGCAGATCATCAAAGGGAGAGACGTCATCGCACA GTCTCAGTCCGGCACAGGCAAAACAGCCACCTTCAGTATCTCAGTCCTCCAGTGTTTGGATATTCAG GGGCTGCTTGCTCTCGGTGACTACATGAACGTCCAGTGCCATGCCTGCATTGGAGGCACCAATGTTGGCGAGGACATCAGGAAGCTGGATTATGGACAGCATGTTGTCGCGGGCACTCCAGGGCGTGTTTTTG ATATGATTCGTCGCAGAAGCTTAAGGACACGTGCTATCAAAATGTTGGTTTTGGATGAAGCTGATGAAATGTTGAATAAAG GTTTCAAAGAGCAGATTTACGACGTATACAGGTACCTGCCTCCAGCCACACAGGTGGTTCTCATCAGTGCCACGCTGCCACACGAGATTCTGGAGATGACCAACAAGTTCATGACCGACCCAATCCGCATCTTGGTGAAACG TGATGAATTGACTCTGGAAGGCATCAAGCAATTTTTTGTGGCagtggagagggaagagtggaaaTTTGACACTCTGTGTGACCTCTACGACACACTGACCATCACTCAGGCGGTCATCTTCTGCAACACCAAAAGAAAG GTGGACTGGCTGACAGAGAAAATGAGGGAAGCCAACTTCACCGTGTCCTCAATGCACGGAGACATGCCCCAGAAAGAACGGGAGTCCATCATGAAGGAGTTCCGGTCGGGCGCCAG CCGAGTGCTTATTTCTACAGACGTCTGGGCCAGGGGGTTGGATGTCCCTCAGGTGTCCCTCATCATTAACTACGATCTCCCCAATAACAGAGAATTGTACATACACAG AATTGGGAGATCAGGTCGATACGGCCGGAAGGGTGTGGCCATTAACTTTGTAAAGAATGACGACATCCGCATCCTCAGAGATATCGAGCAGTACTATTCCACTCAGATTGATGAGATGCCTATGAACG TTGCTGATCTGATCTGA